From one Bacteroides fragilis NCTC 9343 genomic stretch:
- a CDS encoding RNA polymerase sigma-70 factor yields MILNNESNKKKKFEQFFIMTYPKVKAFAWKLLKSEEDAEDIAQDIFAKLWTNPEIWENQETWNSYIYTMVRNHIYNFLKHKSIRQTYQEQCTKEEPAISETDIHDQLYAKESELLIKLTIANMPEQRRKIFRMSRTQEKSNQEIADELNISIRTVERHIYLALIDLKKVLLTLFFFYLG; encoded by the coding sequence ATGATTTTAAATAACGAGTCTAATAAGAAGAAGAAATTTGAGCAGTTTTTCATTATGACTTATCCCAAAGTCAAAGCGTTTGCATGGAAATTGTTGAAGTCAGAAGAAGATGCAGAAGATATAGCCCAGGATATATTCGCAAAACTATGGACTAATCCTGAGATTTGGGAAAATCAGGAAACTTGGAACAGCTACATATATACTATGGTCCGCAACCATATCTATAACTTTCTAAAACATAAATCAATCCGGCAGACCTATCAGGAGCAATGCACAAAAGAGGAGCCGGCTATATCCGAAACTGACATTCACGATCAACTTTATGCCAAGGAAAGTGAACTTCTGATAAAACTTACGATTGCCAATATGCCCGAACAGAGGAGGAAAATCTTCCGAATGAGCCGGACACAGGAAAAAAGTAATCAGGAAATCGCCGACGAGCTGAATATTTCGATCCGCACTGTAGAGCGCCACATCTATTTGGCACTAATCGATTTAAAAAAAGTACTCCTCACCCTATTTTTTTTCTATCTCGGTTGA
- a CDS encoding FecR family protein has protein sequence MKNYIQRIIRLFATSDPDPKLTGEIHRWLLDQEHAGEKETALHDLWNETEGKVDKTTWDSLASVYTKVGANSGDRHQPRIRFAHYAAAIALLIVSVSVTFQMTKQHFAEAPLIENITPDGRLSSLRLPDGSIVQTNSGSILLYPEKFKGETRTVYLIGEANFKVKKNSGQPFIVRSGTMSVTALGTEFNVAAYPEENEMIATLIHGKIKVECDNGKESYIVTPGQQVTYRKSTGESRLAEANIEDVTAWQKGMYVFRGVTMSEILNELERRYAVTFQYNANLFNDDKFNFRFREKSTLEDILNIMQEVVGGFSHELKGNICYIKPETKK, from the coding sequence ATGAAGAATTATATTCAGAGAATCATCCGTTTGTTTGCCACCTCCGACCCCGACCCAAAGCTCACCGGAGAGATCCACCGATGGCTGCTCGATCAGGAGCATGCCGGGGAAAAGGAGACGGCACTGCACGATTTATGGAACGAAACGGAAGGAAAGGTGGACAAAACTACCTGGGATTCTCTTGCATCGGTATATACCAAAGTCGGAGCCAACTCCGGGGACAGACATCAGCCACGTATCCGTTTCGCACATTATGCGGCTGCCATAGCGTTGCTGATCGTATCAGTTTCGGTCACTTTTCAAATGACCAAACAGCACTTTGCCGAAGCTCCCCTTATTGAAAACATAACACCGGACGGACGACTGAGCAGCCTTCGTCTTCCGGACGGCAGCATAGTACAAACCAACTCGGGCAGTATCTTGCTCTACCCCGAAAAGTTTAAAGGTGAAACCCGCACAGTTTACCTAATCGGTGAGGCCAACTTCAAAGTAAAGAAAAACTCCGGTCAGCCATTCATTGTCAGATCGGGTACCATGTCGGTGACAGCCTTGGGCACTGAGTTCAATGTCGCTGCTTATCCGGAAGAGAACGAAATGATTGCAACTTTGATCCATGGAAAAATAAAAGTGGAATGCGACAATGGGAAAGAGAGTTATATCGTCACTCCCGGACAACAGGTCACTTATCGTAAAAGTACGGGAGAAAGCCGGCTCGCCGAAGCAAACATCGAAGACGTAACAGCCTGGCAAAAAGGAATGTACGTATTCAGAGGCGTCACCATGTCAGAAATCCTGAACGAGCTGGAAAGACGCTATGCAGTCACCTTCCAGTATAACGCCAATTTATTTAATGATGATAAATTCAACTTCCGTTTTCGTGAAAAATCCACTTTGGAAGATATCCTGAACATTATGCAAGAAGTTGTGGGAGGATTCAGTCATGAACTGAAGGGAAATATATGTTATATAAAACCGGAGACAAAAAAATAA